TGGCAACTTGGAGTGTAAAGTGTCAGATTTCGGCCTTTCACGGGTGCTGGAGGACTTTCCTGAAGGAACCTATACAACCACGGTAAGCATCAttacataaatgtatttattattagggctgtcacaatgattaaataatcgtctcatcgcgattgtttgacctcatcgcgatgatttcagatcactgcaatgattgcacatctctctaaaaaacacaagggggagatGCAGCGCCTGTATATATGAGACATAAtcagattacttttaaatatgcgttatgtgtattaatatttgctgccagttaaaccttgcaaaatatttaatataaataatcacaacaaagtgaaaattatttcataaacaaacaaaaaaatgtatgagaattaaatgtcaaagcaataaaataggcaATTAATCATCATAATTTTCACAATttaaccgtcagccaaatttAATAACCCTGactatttattattttcaatATTGTATTGTAATGCAAGCAGTTTTTTTAACCAAACTTGTACCCTTACAGGGAGGAAAAATTCCTATTCGTTGGACGGCACCTGAGGCGATAGCTCACAGAAAGTTCACGTCAGCCAGTGACGTGTGGAGTTTTGGCATAGTCATGTGGGAGGTGATGTCATACGGAGATAGACCCTACTGGGACATGAGCAATCATGAGGTATATTTTATATCAAGGACCTTATAGTTGAGTTGAAATAGGGGTGTTTCGTGAGTAgctaaataatttttcttgCAATTTTGGTCACAGGTGATGAAATCCATAAATGAAGGCTTCAGGTTGCCGGCACCGATGGGCTGTCCATCAGCGGTCAACCAGCTTATGCTACAGTGCTGGATGCAGGACCGATTTAAGCGGCCGCGCTTTGTTGATATCGTCAACTTGCTTGAGAAGCTACTTTCTAACCCAGAATCGCTCTTGGCCATTGCCAGTATAGATCCACGGTATGAAACTGTAACAGATAAAAGCCTACAACTATTGCACTTACAAGAAATTATCTGTTTTTAATCACCAGTTTTGCTCTTTTCAGTGTTTCTATTCGTCTACCGAGCACAAGCGGTACCGATGGCGCCCCCTTCAGGTCAGTAGACGAATGGCTGGAATCGATCAAGATGGGCCAGTACAAAGAAACCTTCGCACATGCAGGAATTAAAACTATGGAGCAAGTGTTGTGCTTGAAAATTGAGTAAGTATTTGTACATATGGTCAATAATGTATGGAATAAACCTAACTATAGTTATGAATTACTGCTAAACCTTCATCTAACCTGTATTTTCTTTGCTGATAAAGGGACATTGGAAACATCGGTGTGCGGTTGCCAGGTCATCAGAAAAGAATAGCCTACAGCATTCTTGGCCTTCAAGACCCAACGGGAAACTTTAATCTGTTTGCAGTGTGACCATGTGAATATCTGTACTGTATTTACTGAATGCGCAGTTGAGCTGGCTCAAGCTGGACTAAACAAACTAGCTATGAAAGTGTGAACAGTTTACTGatattttataattgtatttcatCTCTCCTTTTTgaaacttttttatatatagttaaatatataaatgcattgtAGATAAAGCCTTACTTTTCTGTGTCACTTTAAAGCCATATTGATTAAGTGGATGTATGATGGTATGGTTCAAGTACTGTAACTGTTGTCCTCAGCTCGGATAATCTGACAAATGTCAAGAGCTGAACAACAACACTATGAAGGGTACATCATAGTAACCTTGAGGACCAGGTCTTACTGTTTTATGCCTTATTGGCCATATATTTCCATATAAATGATATATGAATATGGACataaatgatatataaatatgttcATACCAGAGATACTGGATATGTGGGATTGAAGTTTTTCAAGTTTGTACATTTACAGATGTATAAAGGTTAGGAAAAATTAAATGGTCTTTTTTTCAGTCAACGTGTTGACAGGcctgttttatatttaaagatagcACGGGATGTTTACATGTTTAATTTCagctctttttttatttaatatttatttttgtatttattgtcTGTGTATGTAAAGAAAATGATGTACTGTAAAGtagtaaaatattttgtaaatctTAATCTTGcatctctctcttttttgtCCATCATGCACCTTAAACAAAATTTATAAACCCATTTTCTATTGTGGGGCCAACTTTAGACCTTATTTGTCtagtttttaataaatacacatttacatttatattacttttatgcatttggccgaTGCTGTTATCCAAAGTGACTGGCATGCTGAAATCTTTAAATGTTAATCTTCCAACAACATTAATGATCATTGTAATGATTGAGTAATCAGATTAATGCGTATACAATAATCAAGAGATGAAACCAGTGCTAGAATTGAAAAGCATTTCATATAAGCCCTTAATTGTGCTGTCTAACAGGTTACCTGGTAAACACATGGCTACACCGTGTTTTCCCTGGTCTGGTTTTACAGTAAGATGCTActatcaattaaaaaaaaaaaaaaattatatatatatatatatatatatatatatgttaaaactaaatatatttaaacatttgaaaatatacatatatttcaaaatgtatttcaagggcaagccaatacatttctaattttacattccataaattttacataaatatattttaaatatatactgaATACaagtaaattatttaaattatatattaaattatatatttttaatgcattaaaatgtatttccttttaaaaatatatatcaaaattttacaaaaaatggCCTAAAACTATATTGgcgaaaaatatattttgtaaacatttcccaaaatatatttcagccaATAGAGCTTGGAATCAAGAAAGGTGTATTTTAGTTATAGAAATAACCAAATCTAGATGTTCACTTGTTTCAGCTTTTTTTAATGCTTGTTGCGTCCAGTTTTAAATACTTTGGTGATATTAAGGCAAAGAGTATTGATTAAGGTCCCAATGGAAGTCTGTTGAGGCCCTCTAGTGGCTGAGAAACACTGAGTTTTAAAACCTATGTAGAAGTGTTTGAAAAGATTTTGTTAAACAAAGTACCTTTTCCCAAAGGACTTTGACAGTaaacaattttaaaatgaaatacaataaagaaaTAACTTAAATATTGTGAATTTTCTGTCGGATTTCCCCCCTAagatataaacaaaatttgCACACATGATGAAGCCTAATTGGCAGGGTTTAAAATTTTAAAGGATAAAGTCATAAAAAATGGTTTATGTtcattttataaacattttaaagtaccgcgagagcgaattAGTCTCGCGGTAGTGTGATGTCATACGACGATCTGTTCTGCGCAGGGTCGCATGATCAACCAACGCTTCCACTCGAGTCCACCAGAGAGCGCCATGGCCATAACCAACCTTGCATACGTCATACAGTAAAGATGGCGACTTGCTGAAGCGCACCATGCTTTATTGTTTATAAAgcaatttattgtttttttttcaccgGATTAAGCAGTCCGAAGATCGCATAAATGTCGAGATTAATTGTTAAGAATCTCCCAAATGGGGTAAGTATCTGCGATAATGTTAAACAGGATGCAAGTCATTGTCAAATAAATTTATGATTGTACTATCATTATCTCCGTGGTTTAAATATAAGTTTACCTTATTTATCCACTAACAACAAAGTGTTAAAAGTATTAAGTATTATTGTGTTATTAAAATACCCCGCAGTACCGTGTTTTTGACTAACTACATATCAATAAAACGCTGAttagctgacccaccagcttgaccagacTGGAACCCAGCTtaaccagctttgccaggctgtaAGGACCATCGAAAGTCAAACTGGTTTAAgatggtgggtcagctggtatCCCAGTCTGACCAGATAAGACccggtaaaacggtccaaaacCCCTCTCAAAACCAACCTGCTAGACCATCTTAAACGAGggtgggagaccagctaaaatcAGCCAACCAGCTTAGGTTCCCATTTTAACCATTAAGTCCATTATAATTTCTGTAATGGTTCTTATTGCAGCATATAATCTATTTGGTATTTCTTTTTTCAGCCAGACAGGCAGGCCATTATTTATATTGTTCATGTCTTTATTTGATCCCATGTAAAATAAACTGCATAGTACAACTGCGTTATTAAAAGTCTGTATTGCTGCGTGTCTACAGATGAAGGATGATCGCTTCCGTAAGATGTTTGCTGATTTCGGGACACTTACAGACTGTGCACTTAAATTTACCAAAGATGGGAAATTTCGCAAATTTGGTTTTGTGGGTTTCAAGACTGAAGAGGATGCCGAAAAGGCCCTGAAACATTTCAACAAAAGCTTTGTGGACACATCGCGAGTCACCGTAAGTCACCAGCCAGATCATTTGGACTTGGAAAGCATTCATACATTTATTAAGTTTaataaagtatatttgtaaTCATCACCAGTCTGTTATTTACTGTGTCTTTGAATTAGGTGGAATTCTGCACAGATTTTGGTGACCCCAACAAAGCAAGACCCTGGAGCAAACATACACGCCAACCAACATCCAGCAAAGATAAAGATGAACAAAAACAAGAAGAAACAGATGAAAAGGTTGTTGTCACTTTATTAATGTCTACACTATATTAAAtacaacaaaaccagtcataagagtcagctttttgaaattgagatttatacatcacatgaaagctgaataaatcataataagctttccattgatgaaTGGCTTGTTAGGATAGggcgaaaaaaaaaactattctgAAAAATCTGGAATCGGAGGGtaaaaaaacccagaaatattgagaaaatcgccttttaaagttgtccaaattaagtcttTAGCAACTGTATTCactcataaaaataaagttttgagatATGTATgttaggaaatttacaaaatatcttcataaaACACAATCTTTACTTAATTTCcttatgatttttggcataaaaaaatctataattttgacccataagatgtatttttggcttttgctacatatatgtgatccagggtcacattaATGATGtgatatttgttattaatattattaataataatagtcTAATTAATTATTGTATTCTCAACAGAaggagaagaaaaagaagaaaccTTTGAATGTTCTTGGAGATGTAAGTTTCATACTTTTGCATGGAAAAGCATGTTGAATTTTACGATGAATATTACGGGAACAACAGAACTCAAGTTTGGGTGGTGAGGTGTCCTAATCCGTGTTTTCTTTGCAAGGATTCAAAAGATTGGAACGCCCCCTTGTGGACAAATTAGTAATAATCAGTCAATCCTTTTAGAACCCAATTCCTAAATCTATCATCATGCTGATTCAGGATAAAATCTGAATCGCATTGTATGCACGCCATTTTAGGATTTTCGAAGTGTTTTCCAAACTACAAATCTTAATTGCTTCATTCCAAGCTGCAATAATTACATGTGAAATGGGTTCATCTGTTAAATTAATCTATATGTTTCATACTTTTAACTGCAGTACATAAATCATACTTAGacaataatgttaaaaattttatttcCTTTCAGTGACAACAGTATTAAACCAGTTTAGATACACTTTCAAAGCTTTTATGTTTGTATTTGAGTATCTTTACTCTTTCTCTTtcttatctcgtcaattaagagaaaacatttgcatgaaaaatgtgtttctgatgagtttttatgttaatttgtaatactgcgattatccactagatggcccaatttataaaaaaacggaagcattttttttttttttactaattttaaactgtttatgttttgataatcattctgaatttgatctctaacaaaactccttcacaaaaattcaattatttcagctttttgagaattttttttaagaaaaatacttgtatttaagagtttatgagcagagaaaaaatatataagggatgaaactttttttctgttttgtttgtttgaaagcacagggtttgtttttttcatttgatatttttgtatgtttagatatttttagaagaaaattttccttgaatgcattttgtgaaccttttgtgaaaatcacaaaaaatgctggagggcaacatttcaaaaagttaaaATACAACTCAAACCTTTTTCCAAAATCCCCATGTAGAAATTGAATCTTAAGACATAAGTTTAATTTTAAGCCGCTTTGAAAAAAAGTGTTTGCTTAATGAATAAAAGTTAATGTAAATGAAAAGTATTTGAAATCCAGAAAAAACAGATTATTCGATTgcatgattcaacgcataatcagccaaagtccgcatatttatgcgtgGGCCgcttttttttcaaatacgccgcacttttgcagcataaattgcagatttccgttttgcaaaatatgcggggcttgcatgatttcataatcctcgcattttcgtagcaaaaatcacatatattttagcagaaagttgaaaaatgttgcgtttacttcacacaagcttagccatgtcccctgttgcgaTGGGAACATTATGAAGTAACGTGATATGTGATGTGAACATCATGGAAAAGCTgcatttttgcaagttctcaatatttcattgcataaaattgcataaatatcccgcatttttctggaaggactgtaaATAGGTTGCCAGTGCATGTTATTATACGTGCATGTTATAAGACGATGATGTGATGTCTTCTGTACTCCTTAGCTTAAAGAAGATCAAGACTTCCAAGAGTTCGTCGCTGTACATCAAAAACGCACACAGGTGCCCACCTGGGCCAATGATGCGGTGGAAGCTGCAACTGTTCTTGCTGAAAAGGCGAAGaaagagaagaaaaagaaagtgGCTGTTAGTGACGATTACCTAAACTTTGACTCGGATGAGTCTGAGACACCTACTGATGCCGAGGATgaagaagatgatgatgatgctgAGAAAGAGGAACAACAAGGTGAGAATCTAATTTGAAGGTAGAGTGCATGACCGTCCGAACCAATGTCACTTTCTTCTATGGACAAAATGTTGATGCTGCTTATTTCGACATACAATGGTGAATGGTGACATTGCCTCTGTGTGGTTTTTACTAGATAATGCTAAAGAAGCATTGAAGAAAGGTTTGTCAGACATGGATTATCTTCGCTCTAAAATTGTGGCCGCATCAGACGTGGAAGAAGCCAAAGATGATGAAGATGACAGTGCTAAGGCTGAGGAGAGTGATGATCAGGTGAAGGACGAggatgaggaggaggaggaggaagaagaagaagaagaagaagagtcAACAATCCAGCACACAGACAGCGCATATGAAAGTGGTGACAAAACAAGCACAGCAGTGTCCCATAACAAGGTTAGTTTGTTAAAGACTGTGTGATACGGTTCAATACGGGATTTTTTTGGATATTTgacgtttttttgtttgtttgtttatagatCGAGCCAAGCACCGAATTCACGGTTAAGCTACGAGGTGTTCCATTCAACGTTAAAGAGGTGAGAGATTTAAGAATTTATTACAGAATAAGAAAAATTACATTCtggttttaaaacaacacgttttgcaaaaaaacattgtttgtattatttaacattaaccCAGCTCTGAAATCGAATTGGATGAGCCAGTTTTATGCacatttgctttattttttaactGTAGCAACAAGTGAAAGAATTTATGATCCCTTTGAAACCCGTGGCCATTCGATTCGCCAAAGGCAGCGATGGACGCAACTCGGGTATGAActgttatttgttattaaaggtgttttaaaggtgccaaactCGTGCCGTTTTTAATTGATGTTGATTTTTCCTGTGTTAAGGTTATGTGTATGTGGACCTGCGTTCAGAGGCTGAGGTCGAAAGAGCACTACGCCTTGACAAAGACTACATGGGTAAGAATTTCCCCTGAAAATCTCAAGGTGATTTATTTAAATCAGCCAGTTCGTTCCTGTTTCTCATCCAATGGCATTGAAGTCAGTGAGTTTAGTTTTATACAGCAGTGATAATATGCCTTACCCATCACAGAggttacttaaagggatagttcagccaaaaattaaTATTACCCCATCATTTACTTGCCTTCAAGCCATCTTTAATGTATAGGATTATCTTTTTTCAGATGGAGTCCTGGCTGCTCAAAATTTTATAATAGTAGCAAATGGTGCTTTTGATGTGAATCCCAAAAtgtccatccatccttcacagaagtaatccacacggctccagggggttaataaaggcaTTCTGAGGGCAATCAATGCAATGTTGTaagaaaaacatcaaaataTGATTGCCCTCAGAACACCTTCCACTTTGGGCttcaaatcagaagcaccatttactaccatttaTAAAGCTTTgaacagccaggacattttctaatataacgcAGATTGTGTtcgtttaaataaaaataattaaaaatggcttaagggtgagtaaatcatggggtatttttcatttttggctaaactaaacctttaaaggtgcagtgtgtaattttttaaaggatctcttgaaagaaatgcaaaataatatattaaactatattatcaggggtgtataaagaccttttataataaaccgttatgtttttataaccttagaatgagacgtttttatatacatacaccgagggtccccttacatggaggtcgccattttgtgccaccgtgtttctacagaagcccttaacggacaaacgtttttactaagttgtctctgacgattaaatgtttgtctggtggtggCTATCGTAGCTTCTTTATGCGTTTTAAAAGCAAGGGCTGAGCAGTGGGCTGAGCCgctggttgcaatttgcaacttcaccactagatgcctctaaaatttacacactgcacctttaaagtcaccatgaaagggaagtagcgattgtcttattttccagGTGGTGACGTACTGCATATTCAAATGAagcggcttctgaaatgaaaaaaggtAGAGTTAGACTACTTTAACGTCTATGgagaactgattggatcgtttgaagctgggtcatgttgctatttccCGCAATATTTTATCTGGACctcgcccacctgccataccatatgaacGGAAGCAAAGAGAGATCGTTTAAGGAGAAGatatgcatttttgattaaagattttgagggcacatgaaaaaaaaatgaagcttACAGATgagttatttgtaaaaaaaaaaactatatattttttttttcattgtgactttaaaggcagggtgcatgatttaaaaaaaaaacactttggaaaagggagtcgggccgactaccaaaacacacttgtagccaatcagcagtaagtggcgtgtctactaaccaacattgttGTCTGGGTTGCGTATATGttgggcgggtctatcaaattaaggtccagattctatttggGTAGTGGCGTAtttgtttaggtaatttcaaatgtcaaaattGGTTTTTAGAAATCATGGACCCGCCTTTAAGAGCATTTAGCTTAACTGTTGCTAGCAGTGGCAGCATCATGGGTCCAATGCCCACTTTTTAATCGCAGTAATTACTAGTAGAGAAATAAGGAATATTCTAGGTTCTTAACATGCATTATCTATGTGTACCACAGGGGGGCGCTACATCGAAGTGTTCAGAGCTAACAACTTTAAAAACAATCGAAGATCTGAGACGGTAAGCGAGGAGAAAAATTTTGTCCGCGAGCTAAGGGATGACGAGGAAGAGGAGGATGTAGCAGAGTCGGGAAGACTCTTCGTCAGGAATCTACCTTACACGTGCACTGAAGACGATCTGAAAGAGCTCTTCATCAAACATGGTGGGTCACATGACTAGCATGCAAGGGGTCTCATgcactaagcatgcgtacgtATACATTAGTTTTCACTAACAAAacgtgattcaacaaaaaaactttCGTCTTCTAAATGTATTCAAAAATTTTACGCAATAATAACATGCTCCATAATCAAATCCTaggctataattataatgtGTATGATAATGTTGatataaaatgtacatgatTATATTCagtattataatattttctgtattatatattattatacatgatctatattattattatatacttTTAATATACTTCATATTTTTTCTACACATATGAAGAAGATGCAGGTAATGACAAATCTTCACGCTTTCCTTcctcactttttaaatctctataTGGAAGCGTCtgcaaatgtaaatgtaataagaagtccaaacgtcaatctcttgatctcctgtctgttttattttagatacagatgtgcgtctctgtcatattaattaaatgtcatatttgttaacGCATCCAATACTTATTATCCAATACTTACTGGCTTCCTCCAGCGACAGCAAAacctttcaaataaaaattgcAAAGCAAAACAAGACTTTACCGATAATAAATATGATCATGGATTTCTTTTCGAGCTAGGCGGCCGTTCACATTTCTGAATCAGACAGCCAATCTTattacagctatttcatgtactacagcttttgatcagtaagtccttatcgatctaaaatcactgttagtttgactcgtttataacatgcatttgaaaaagcaacactcgtcaaacataattattaaacctattttttattatcatgaaaatacctgaaaagatttgaagaacagcaatataaatatatccttcaGCCATTTCATGGAGCTGCGTGTCATCactagtgatggtcgttttcgaagcactgcttcataaggcttcgaaacatttacgaatcttttgtttcgaatcagtggtttggagcttgtttcaaactggcccaagtcacgtgatttttagcaaacgaggcttcattacgtcataactgtttcgaaacgtttcgaaaatccgatggttcaccactagggggattgatcacatgaccagtgtctaataagtttaggtgaactcgggtcagttttattatgaaagttcataaaacattcatccttctgactaataacactgccatgttgtctactttttgtttatagacagatttaatgacaaaaatgtgcttaattaaaagggtagttagttttattaatttgtttgccctaaataaaactaaaaacacataatacacttttaactatgtcttaattaagttaaatatttttttaacatattttaataaaaatcttgctattattttgtaaaaaaaagtgtaaaatgtttggacacatCTGCTtatacactattttgaccagcaggggtcgccagcgtgtgtgggtttcgaactgcttcgaaaaactgaatcaattttcgaagcaattggttcaattgattcaaagcttcgaaaagcttcgtttctcccatcactagtcATCACAGCTGCGTGAGTATTGTTCTTCGTCTACAGCGCattttgagtttctgcacgagagcgccccctggcttttggatgtagtggcatttcaccgtaattcattgagaaacatagcaagcattatcggccgatcgatcggagcatccctattTCGAGCTCTTTTGCTTTTATGACAAACTGCTCCAAAAATTTTTGTGGACCAGCGCTGTGCTGCGGAAAGCCCTCATATGAgcgtgttttatgcaaattaccaaCCGCGTGCATGCGGCCCCTCATGAAGAACACTCCAAATTCACTAACATACAGTAAGAACAAGTATAAGAACAAATTCATGTGCGTACGCACGTGTTGTGATTTAGCAGAaagttttcgtgagaagttCAAGTGTGCATATATATACGAAAAAAGTACTCAATTAtaagtgaatgagacccaatgtgCTGGAAGACCAACCAGAACACCTTAGCATTGACCTAGCATTGTGACAGCATGGGATTTTTTTGATTTAACTCTCTTTTCTTGTGTGTGTCCATTAGGTCCTCTTTCCGAGGTGCATTTCCCTATCGACAGCCTGACTAAGAAGCCAAAGGGCTTTGCCTTTCTGACATATATGATACCAGAAAATGCAGTTTCGGCTTTGTCTCAATTGGATGGTCACGTATTCCAGGTATAGATCTGTTGCTTTCACCGTATTTCTGCCTGTATTGCATCACATGCCTGCTAACAAGCGCTTGGACCCTCCAGGGGCGGATACTGCACGTCATGGCCTCCAGGCTGAGGAAGGAAAAAGCAGATGAGGGTCCCAATGCAACCGGCAGCTCCTCGTACAAGAGACAGAAAGATGCCAAAGATAAAGCAGCAAGCGGCAGGT
This Paramisgurnus dabryanus chromosome 7, PD_genome_1.1, whole genome shotgun sequence DNA region includes the following protein-coding sequences:
- the rbm19 gene encoding probable RNA-binding protein 19; amino-acid sequence: MSRLIVKNLPNGMKDDRFRKMFADFGTLTDCALKFTKDGKFRKFGFVGFKTEEDAEKALKHFNKSFVDTSRVTVEFCTDFGDPNKARPWSKHTRQPTSSKDKDEQKQEETDEKKEKKKKKPLNVLGDLKEDQDFQEFVAVHQKRTQVPTWANDAVEAATVLAEKAKKEKKKKVAVSDDYLNFDSDESETPTDAEDEEDDDDAEKEEQQDNAKEALKKGLSDMDYLRSKIVAASDVEEAKDDEDDSAKAEESDDQVKDEDEEEEEEEEEEEEESTIQHTDSAYESGDKTSTAVSHNKIEPSTEFTVKLRGVPFNVKEQQVKEFMIPLKPVAIRFAKGSDGRNSGYVYVDLRSEAEVERALRLDKDYMGGRYIEVFRANNFKNNRRSETVSEEKNFVRELRDDEEEEDVAESGRLFVRNLPYTCTEDDLKELFIKHGPLSEVHFPIDSLTKKPKGFAFLTYMIPENAVSALSQLDGHVFQGRILHVMASRLRKEKADEGPNATGSSSYKRQKDAKDKAASGSAHNWNALFLGTSAVADAIAQKYNTTKSQVLDHESEGSLAVRMALGETQIVQETRQFLLDNGVSLDSFSQAAGQRSNSVILVKNLPSGVQVEDLESLFSPCGSLGRVLLPPSGLTAIVEFLEPTEAKRAFMKLAYTKFQHVPLYLEWAPVAVFTTPRTPKAAPVIKEAPTEIKAEEEEEEEEDDDEEESLPGATLFIKNLNFSTTEETLRETFSKCGVVKLCTVSKKKDKTGKLLSMGYGFVQYKTPEAAQKAMRQLQHCNVDEHQLELKISERAIKSGVAQSKRKKQTSRKQTTSKILVRNIPFQATVKEVRELFCTFGELKTVRLPKKGIGGAHRGFGFVDFLTKQDAKKAFTALCHSTHLYGRRLVLEWADAEETVDDLRRKTAQHFHNAPKKRRKAEILEGIMEQMEVGPEDGE